Within the bacterium genome, the region CCTGTCCATCACCGCCATATCCTATACGCTCCCGATGAGCGCAATCAACCTGAACAGCACTCATATTTAAGCAGCGGTGAGTAAGTTTGACTGCCTGATAGAGTTTATTAAGTGTCGCATCTGAGCTGTCAAACACACTTGCTAAATCATTATCCGTGTAAATAAAGTAACCTGTTGCGGTTACTTGTGTCGGCTGAATAGTTAGGCCGCTAACCTTGACATGACGGAATACCCTGTAGTTGAAGTGTGAGCAGAACACATCGTGTTTGCCGGAACAGATATATACATCCGTCTGGTTCATCTGCTCATCCAACTCAGGATCGGTTCCAAACTGGGAGATGAAGTATTCGAACCGCACCTTTTGGCCGATAAGACCAAAAAGCTGAAGCTCAAACCATCCAGTCATATTCTTACCCATATCAAAAACATATTCATCTGGGCCAATTTGTGTGGATGAGATGGGCTTAACCGTTTCTTTAACTCGTGTCGGCTCAACTGCTTGGGCTGAAATGTCAATGGGCGGTGGGGTGACTTCTACAGCGTCATCCCAAAGCTCGTCATCAAATCGGCAGGTGTCCCAACGATGCTGTTCCTTTGTTGCATCATAAATCTCTCCTCCGAAGTTGCTGTATTGACATTCACCAGTTGATGTAATGGGGCTATCGGAGGTTTTCCAGGTTGAGTTAGTAGCTACAATCTGTTCGGAGCCGTCTTCATAAGTAATAACTAACTGAGCCATCACGGCAGGATAGTCCATTGTGACGCCGTGAACGTTCATAGACATCTCATACCAGCCTTTAGCGAGCCAAATGCCTATGGCGTTGTTTTCATCCGCCAGATACTCTGTCACATCGTGGGTGACGTAATAGACACGCATACTGAAGTCGGATTGAATGGGGTCGAATAGATGATCATCTACTCGTTTGCCATTGATGAATACCTCATGAATGCCAAGACTTGTGATATATAAACGCGCATGTTTGGCCGGTTTATCAACATAGAAGACCTTTCGAAATAGCGGTAATGGAAAGCCTTCCGCTGTTGTTATCGATTTTCTTGTAATCCAATGGGCCTGCCATTTTTCGCTCATTATGCCGGTTTCAAAGAAAGCGATTTCGCTGTCGCGTGAGATCATCCCGCCTTTATCCCAAACACGAACTCGCCAAAAGTATCGCTGTCTAGGCGCTAAGAGGAAGCCTGCATAGGCAATTTGAAGCTGTTCATCAGAAGTAATCTCGCCTGAATCCCAGCAGTTACCAATATCTTCTTCGAGAAGGTCTTTGCTGCTGGCAACGAATATCTGATATTTAGTCTGCATCTGTCCGCGTTCATCAGATTGCAATGCCCAGTTAAAGCGCGGTTTGGGAGTATCTATCCCGATTGGGTTCACTAAATATTCGCAGCGAAGCCTAAATGGCAGAAGACCATCCCCGAGATTAGAATTATTAGTAGAGCTCATCATTCCTCCCCAGTCAAACTTATTTAAGAACGGAACCAAACGAATATGAACCTGAACCGACTGCATAGACTACCCAGCCTGGCTCTGTTCGGACTAATTCGATATCATCTCTTAGACTAACGAGCTTACGCCCTTCGGTTACTGCGCCAGGGATATTGGTCGGAAGGCATAGTGTGGCTGTTGCGCCAACCGGAATGGAAATATTGAATTCAATTGCAGGGCCATGCCGTTCCCATTCGCAAATAATAAGACCGCGTACAGATTCATAACTGGCTTTAACCCATTCTAAATCGCCAACTATCTGGGGCATTATAAGAATTTTATCGAACCCTTTTGCCGCCGGATGAGGGGCGATGCCGCCAAGAGCCTTATAAAACCACTCGCTAACCGATCCGAACATTGGGTGGTTGTGGGAGAAAGTGCATTCCTCTTTTTCCCAATGTTCCCAAAGAGTGGTCGCTCCATTTTCGAGCATATATCCCCAACCGGGGAAAGACTTCTGATTGGCAATAGTATAGGCCAAGTCAGGCTGTCCCATGTTGGTCAGCACATCGAGTAGGTACTTTGTGCCTAAGATGCCTGTGTTGAGGTGGTTATCACAAGCCTCTACCTCTTGAATTAATACAGACAGAGCGGCGCTTCGCTGTTCTTTTGGGACTAAGCCTAAGAATAAAGAGATGGACTGGCAAAATTGGGTGCCTGTATCATATCGGCCGGTTTCAGCATCGAGGAAGCGGGCGTTATAAGCTTTTCGAACATCTTCAGCTAACGCGGCATACCGCCTGGCATCCGAGGCATTCTCTAAAATCATTGCGATGCTCATCATTAAGTACACGCAATAGAAATAATAGGCTGTGCCGGTCAGTTCGATGGCCTTGGGGGTAAGACCCTCATGATCACAAAGCCCACCTTTAATGATGTTATCAATAGCGCTCGACTTTAGCAGCTCAATATATCGTTTACCGGTTACATACTGCTCCTCAAGGATGTCTTTATCGCCGTAGTATTGATAAAGCTGCCACTGTAGTAGGAGATAAGCCGCGCCCCATTCGACACAACCTGAGCCTTCGCCCAGGCCGAAATCATCGATACCCACAAACGGAGCGGTCTCGGTTATCCCTCCATTTGTCCTCACCGTATCGGCGAAGTCCCGTGTCGTTTTAGCATAGAATTGCTCCATGTCAAAGTTGAGAAGGGCCATCTCGCTGGAGGCTACTATGTCGCCTCCATAACCAAATCGTTCACGATGCGGGCAATCGGATTGAACACTGAACATATTGCTGAGCTGTGTTCGCCTGACAATTTCTTGAACACGGTTAAACATCTCGTTCGAGCAAGAGAATGAGCCGGAATCCTCTACTGCCGAGTTGAGACGGTGTCCAATAACAAAATCAAGGGTTAGATCACCTGGGTAACCTGTGATTTCTACGTAGCGAAAGCCATGGAAAGTAAATCGCGGAGTATAGGTTTCGATGCCTTCGCCCTTGAGAATAAAGACATCCGTTTGATAGGCATTAATCGGCGCGCCGGGTATTTGAGGCTCTTTATCGCCTTTAATTTGCCCACAGGCGGCGGTATTGGCGTTAAGAGTGCCGTCGGGATTGAGCAGTTCGCCATAAACCATCTTGATTTCCGTTCCAGTAGTCCCCTGTGCATGAAGAGTAATCCATCCGGAGAAGTTCTCCCCCATATCAACGATATAAGCGTCTGAAGGAGATTTTGTAATAAGCACAGGGCTAAAGGAGTGGGTGATTTTGATTGGCGGAGCTGATTGGGCACATAACGGGCCGATAGGTTCGGTTGTTAAGATGGCCTGTTTCCAACCTATATCATCAAAACCGGGTTTATCCCAACCTGCTTGCTCTTTTCGAGCGTCATAAACTTCGCCGAGGTAGATGCTGTTGCGAATAATCGGGCCATCGTCAACTTTCCAGCTTTCGTCGGTAACAATGCTTTCCATCGTGCCGTCAGAATATTCAATATTAAGCTGCAAGGTAGCCCGAGGCTGGCCAATTGTCAGATGTTCGCGAAGATTGATTCTTCCCCACATACGGAAGGGTAGGGGATTATACCAACCATTGCCAAGCATGATGCCTACTGCATTTTCGCCTTCTTGAAGTAGTTCAGTGACATCGTAGGTTGAATACAAAATGCGTTTTGAGTAAGTAGTCCAGCCGGGATCGAGAACATGTTCGCCAACCTTTTCGCCATTCAAACTCAATTCATAATAGCCGAGACCGCTCACATAAGCTCGGGCTTTCTTGATAGGTTTTGAGGCAATAAAATCTCTTCGCAACAGCGGAGCAGGGTCGTCTTTGAAGAAGTCTGCATCCTTCAAAAGGGCAGGCTTGTCGGCGCTTATCCACTTGCCTTGCCAATCTTCCTGCGAAAGCAGTCCCATCTCCCACCAAGCAGGTTCGCTCCATTCTGAAAGATTGCCATCTTTATCCCAAACCTGCACTTTCCATTCGCACCGCTGGCCGCTTGACAATGGTTGGCCTTCATAGGTTATGTGGATGCTTTGTCCTGATTCGATGCGGCCGCTATCCCAAATTTCATCGTCGAAAGACGTGACTATGATCCGGTAGGCGATCTGCTTTTGACCCTGTTCATTGGAAATAAGCTGCCAGCTTAATCGAGGGTTTGGGTTATCAATTCCAAGTGGGTTGTCGGTATATTCCGTGCGTAATCGTGTTGGTTCAATCCCTGCCATTAATCTTATCCTTATCGTCTGTCAACCATTCAAGGTTGAAGTGAGCGAAAGTTATTTTCTCATAGGGGTTTAGGTTGCCGCGCTCGTATAAGCAACCGATTGTGTTATCCGATAGCTCACAAAGGCATGAGTAAGCTGAGTGACCGGGTTCAATTGTCTTGCCAACTGGCCAGGTCATGCCGTCATCGTAACTTAATCGTACCTTTACATCAGTGCGATCATCCCCATAGCCGCATGCGGGATTTGAAAATAAAAGGCAATTTTTGTGTTGATGGCGAATAATGCTCCCTTGGCAGGTGGGTTCATAAATCGTCGGCTCCAATCGAACTTCCGACCAGGTTAATCCTCCGT harbors:
- a CDS encoding family 78 glycoside hydrolase catalytic domain; this encodes MMSSTNNSNLGDGLLPFRLRCEYLVNPIGIDTPKPRFNWALQSDERGQMQTKYQIFVASSKDLLEEDIGNCWDSGEITSDEQLQIAYAGFLLAPRQRYFWRVRVWDKGGMISRDSEIAFFETGIMSEKWQAHWITRKSITTAEGFPLPLFRKVFYVDKPAKHARLYITSLGIHEVFINGKRVDDHLFDPIQSDFSMRVYYVTHDVTEYLADENNAIGIWLAKGWYEMSMNVHGVTMDYPAVMAQLVITYEDGSEQIVATNSTWKTSDSPITSTGECQYSNFGGEIYDATKEQHRWDTCRFDDELWDDAVEVTPPPIDISAQAVEPTRVKETVKPISSTQIGPDEYVFDMGKNMTGWFELQLFGLIGQKVRFEYFISQFGTDPELDEQMNQTDVYICSGKHDVFCSHFNYRVFRHVKVSGLTIQPTQVTATGYFIYTDNDLASVFDSSDATLNKLYQAVKLTHRCLNMSAVQVDCAHRERIGYGGDGQGALEHTLYNFDSGAFYTKWAQDFMDCQREDGNVMYTAPFRHPSGGGSIWSGACILYPWQMYRFYGDKRILTKHYNSMCKWIAFMDTKSKNNLLQYYKTPEDNVDNTHHIGDWASPSRFFDPNDQRKGDHYDPTVQFKASDEENEFLCCCMHFWNVVLVSRIAAIIGKQSEADAYAAKADGIKKAINETYFDASTSRYTKGEKQQAYLAVPLAIGLVPEGQHNKVLQNLIDDIEITRDGHLDTGILGTYYLIDTLVKEGRSDLIHLFTTNQTYPGYGFMMAMGACTIWEHWKPLFNWDRSSVHNCFMAIGSWFTQGLGGIKPTVEAPGFKHFNIYPQAIDKLDFVRSEYQSIRGRIVSEWKHNNSVFELDIKIPANTSATVFIPADKLDAITESGMTIAQSEGIDFVQLKDGIATLNVASGEYHFCSTLSQ
- a CDS encoding family 78 glycoside hydrolase catalytic domain; the encoded protein is MAGIEPTRLRTEYTDNPLGIDNPNPRLSWQLISNEQGQKQIAYRIIVTSFDDEIWDSGRIESGQSIHITYEGQPLSSGQRCEWKVQVWDKDGNLSEWSEPAWWEMGLLSQEDWQGKWISADKPALLKDADFFKDDPAPLLRRDFIASKPIKKARAYVSGLGYYELSLNGEKVGEHVLDPGWTTYSKRILYSTYDVTELLQEGENAVGIMLGNGWYNPLPFRMWGRINLREHLTIGQPRATLQLNIEYSDGTMESIVTDESWKVDDGPIIRNSIYLGEVYDARKEQAGWDKPGFDDIGWKQAILTTEPIGPLCAQSAPPIKITHSFSPVLITKSPSDAYIVDMGENFSGWITLHAQGTTGTEIKMVYGELLNPDGTLNANTAACGQIKGDKEPQIPGAPINAYQTDVFILKGEGIETYTPRFTFHGFRYVEITGYPGDLTLDFVIGHRLNSAVEDSGSFSCSNEMFNRVQEIVRRTQLSNMFSVQSDCPHRERFGYGGDIVASSEMALLNFDMEQFYAKTTRDFADTVRTNGGITETAPFVGIDDFGLGEGSGCVEWGAAYLLLQWQLYQYYGDKDILEEQYVTGKRYIELLKSSAIDNIIKGGLCDHEGLTPKAIELTGTAYYFYCVYLMMSIAMILENASDARRYAALAEDVRKAYNARFLDAETGRYDTGTQFCQSISLFLGLVPKEQRSAALSVLIQEVEACDNHLNTGILGTKYLLDVLTNMGQPDLAYTIANQKSFPGWGYMLENGATTLWEHWEKEECTFSHNHPMFGSVSEWFYKALGGIAPHPAAKGFDKILIMPQIVGDLEWVKASYESVRGLIICEWERHGPAIEFNISIPVGATATLCLPTNIPGAVTEGRKLVSLRDDIELVRTEPGWVVYAVGSGSYSFGSVLK